Within Sorangiineae bacterium MSr11367, the genomic segment CGATGTCCGAGCCCGTCGATACGAGCAGGGGCGCATTCGCGTCGCGCTGGTTCATCTGCTGCGTGAGCTGGCCGCCGATGCTGGCCGGATCCGACGTGAAGGCGCGAAACAATCCGGCGAACGCCGCATTCGGTTCATGGATCATGGCTGTCGACCGTGGTTCGTCTCGGTTTCGTAGTCGAAAAGGCGTGCCGGATTGTCCGCGAGAACCGCGCGGCGCACGGCCGGATCGGCGGTCCATCGACCGAGCAAATTCAGCAGCTCGCCGGTATCGCGCGTCGAATCGGGGATATGCGGCCAGTCGGAGCCCCAGATCACCTTGTCCGGCGCAGCCTCGATGATGCCGCGCGCCATCGGCGCCACCGCCTCGTAGCCGCGATGCTTCGCGATGCGGTACGGCGCGCTCAGTTTCAGCCAACAGCGGCCGTTTCTCAGCAGCGCGAGGAGCCCGGCGAAGTCGGCCTGCGTGAGGCCGTCTTCCTCGATCATATAGCCCATGTGGTCGATGACGAAATCGGTCTCGACGTCGTCGAGGAGCGGAATCAGGTTTCGCACGACCCAGCCCGGCGCATAGAACTGCAGATGCCAGCCGAGGGCCGCGCAGCGCTTCGCCATCCGGCCGATGTACGCACGGATCGCGTCGTTCCGTTCGGCCGAGCGCGCGAACAGGTCGAGCCGTACGGCGCGCACGCCGGCATCGTGAAAGCGTGCGAGTGTCGCGTCGTCGGTGTCTTCGTCGATCATCACCACGCCGCGCGCCACCGGTCCCGCGGCACGCAACGCGTCGAGCAGACAGCGGTTGTCGGTGCCGTAGAAGCTCGGCTGCACGATCACGAAGCGTGCGATCGACAGCCGGTCCATCCGTTTCAGGTAGAGCGGCAGTGCGCCGTCGGGCAGCGTGTAATGCGGATGTGCGACGCACGGGTACCGATCGAGCGGCCCGAATACGTGCATGTGAGCGTCGCATGACCGAGCGGGCATGTCGAACGCGGGACGCGACAGCGTCGTGGCGTCGCGCATGGGCGTGGAGATCAGCGGGGTCTCTGTCATGTTAGTCCTGCGCGGCGCGGCTTGCGTCGATGCGCTGGCGCAGCGCGCCGAGAAATAGGTCGGAATCGATGCCGGCGAAGACGTAGCGCACCGCGCCTTCGCGGCGGAGGGTCGACAGTGTGTCGCCGTCCGGCATCCCGCCGACGAGCGCGATCTTGTCGTGATGACGGGCGGCCGCGATCACGCGGCGACAGGCGTCCACCACCTCGGGGTGCGTCGATTCGCCAGGGTGGCCGAGGTCCGCGCTCAGGTCGTTGCAGCCGATCCCGAGGACGTCGACGCCGGGCACGGCAGCGATGGCGGCGGCGGCGTCGACACCCGCGCGGCTCTCGATCAGCACCTGCACGGCGGTGACATCGTTCAGGCGCTGGTTGAGTTCGCGCGTGTGGAGTTTCTCGAAGCGTACGTGCGGCAGTGTCGCGACCTGCGAACGCTGGCCGAGCGGCGGAAAGCGTGTAGCGGTGACCGCGTCGCGCGCCTGCTGCGCAGTTTCGACGCGCGGCACGATGATGCCGAGCGCGCCGCCGTCGAGCACGCGGTTGATCGTGCCGTAGTCGCGCTCCGGCACGCGCACCCACGGTGACAGGCCGATGTCGAGCGCGCACGCGCACAGCTGCGCGGCGGTGTCGACGGACAGCGTGCCGTGCTCCATGTCGATCCACACCGCGTGATAGCCCGCCGCTTTGGCCCAGCGGACCACGTCGGCGGAGCGCGACGCGCGGATGCCGAGCGCATAGACGGGTTCGCCGCTGCGCAGTCGCTCCGTCACTCCGATGCCGTTCATCGTGTCTCCATCGTTTCGTACGAACCAGTATCGCCTCGAAAATCGATTTGATTTATTCTGTGAGAGCAGTTTATTGATTTGGAGATTGAATCAATGAATCTGAGGCACCTGGAGTACTTCACGGTCGTCGCACAGGAGCTGCACTTTCGTCGCAGCGCCGAACGTCTCGGCATCACCCAGGCGCCGCTGAGTCTCGCGATCCAGGCCCTCGAAACCGAGCTGGGTGCGCGGCTCTTTCATCGCACACGCCGCACGGTCGTATTGACCGAGGCAGGGCACGCGCTCCTCGACGACGCGCGGGGCATTCTGTCGCGCGTCGAGATGGCGAAGGAGCACGTGTGGCAGACGGTAAGCGGCCAGGTCGGACGGCTGCGGGTGGGGTTCACCAACGCGTCCTCGCTCTCGCCGTTTTTTCCGCGGCTGATTCACGCATATCGCACGCAGCGCCCCAGCGTGCAGATTGTGCTGCGCGAGCTGGCGTCATCGCAGCAGATGGAGGCGCTCGACGCGCGTGAGCTCGACATCGGCCTGCTGCGCGTACCGCCCGAGGCGCCCGCGCCGATGCGCGACCTGGTGCTCGCGCCGCTGCTCGAAGAGCCGCTGCTGCTCGCGCTGCACGCCGGCCACCGGCTCGCGAAGAAGCGCACGGTCCGCATCGCCGATTTGCGCAACGAGCCATTCATCGCCTATCCGCGCCAGTCCGGGGTGGCGCTGTTCTCGCAGATGCTCTCCCTGTGCGAGAAACGCGGCTTCACCCCGAATGTCGTGCAGGAGGCGCAGCAGGCATCGACCTTGATCGGTCTGACCGCGACGGGGCTCGGCGTTGCGCTGGTGCCGGGAGCGCTGCGTGCGATCGCCGTACCGGGGGTGGTGCTCCGTGAACTGAGCGACGACGACACGAC encodes:
- a CDS encoding amidohydrolase family protein, whose amino-acid sequence is MRDATTLSRPAFDMPARSCDAHMHVFGPLDRYPCVAHPHYTLPDGALPLYLKRMDRLSIARFVIVQPSFYGTDNRCLLDALRAAGPVARGVVMIDEDTDDATLARFHDAGVRAVRLDLFARSAERNDAIRAYIGRMAKRCAALGWHLQFYAPGWVVRNLIPLLDDVETDFVIDHMGYMIEEDGLTQADFAGLLALLRNGRCWLKLSAPYRIAKHRGYEAVAPMARGIIEAAPDKVIWGSDWPHIPDSTRDTGELLNLLGRWTADPAVRRAVLADNPARLFDYETETNHGRQP
- a CDS encoding LysR family transcriptional regulator; the encoded protein is MNLRHLEYFTVVAQELHFRRSAERLGITQAPLSLAIQALETELGARLFHRTRRTVVLTEAGHALLDDARGILSRVEMAKEHVWQTVSGQVGRLRVGFTNASSLSPFFPRLIHAYRTQRPSVQIVLRELASSQQMEALDARELDIGLLRVPPEAPAPMRDLVLAPLLEEPLLLALHAGHRLAKKRTVRIADLRNEPFIAYPRQSGVALFSQMLSLCEKRGFTPNVVQEAQQASTLIGLTATGLGVALVPGALRAIAVPGVVLRELSDDDTTTTLYIAHRRGDANSRALQFAELAATLQKR
- a CDS encoding aldolase/citrate lyase family protein → MNGIGVTERLRSGEPVYALGIRASRSADVVRWAKAAGYHAVWIDMEHGTLSVDTAAQLCACALDIGLSPWVRVPERDYGTINRVLDGGALGIIVPRVETAQQARDAVTATRFPPLGQRSQVATLPHVRFEKLHTRELNQRLNDVTAVQVLIESRAGVDAAAAIAAVPGVDVLGIGCNDLSADLGHPGESTHPEVVDACRRVIAAARHHDKIALVGGMPDGDTLSTLRREGAVRYVFAGIDSDLFLGALRQRIDASRAAQD